The region TCGCACGCGGTGGGCGAACACGCGCAGTGCCAGCGCCGCGGCGGGGTCCCGGTCCGCGGCGGCGACCAGGTCGCGGGTGTCGCCCGACCGGCCACCGGACAGCCCGAGCAGACCGGACTCGTGGTTGAGGCCGTGTTCGAGGGTGTCGAGGTCGAGGTGTCCCCCGCGCAGCAGCCACAGCAGCAGGCCGGGGTCGACGCTGCCCGAGCGCTTGGACATCGGCACGCCTTCCAGCGGGGTGAACCCCATGGAGGTGTCGACGCTGCGCCCGTCGCGCACCGCGCACACCGAGCAGCCACCACCCAGGTGGGTCAGCAGCACGCTGAGCCCGCCCGCCGGCCGGTCGAGCAGTTCGGCCGTGCGGTTCAGCGCCCACCGGTAGGACAGGCCGTGGAAGCCGTAGCGGCGCAGGCCGTGCCGCTCACGCCACGCGGCGGGCAACGGGTAGGTGACCGCGACCTCGGGCAGCTCGGCGTGGAACGCGGTGTCCGGGCACAGCACGTGCGGCACGTCGGGCAGGCGCTCGCGCAGCACGTCCAGCAGCCGCAACGCGGGCGGCACGTGCAACGGGGCCAGGTCCTCCGCGCGCCGGGCCGCGTCGAGCGCGTCGTCGTCCACGAGGGTCGGGGCGCGCAGGTCAGGGCCGCCGTGCACGAGCCGGTGGCCGACCGCGACGACGTCCTGTGCGCCGCTCAGCAGGGCGTCCAGCGCGGTGCGGGCCTCGTCGGAGTCGGGCGGCTGCTCGACCTCGGCGGAGTCCAGAACCTCCTCGCGCCCGGTGTCGACCAGGTGCGCCTTGAGGCTGTTCGAGCCCGCGTTGACGGTCAGGACGGAACTCATGCGCGCCACCTCCTGGCTGTGATTCCCTCGCGCGGGTAGAGGCCCTGATGGTTACGCGACCGCGCAGGCGTCGCCCTCCGCGCAGCGCGGCGGTTGTTCGGACAAC is a window of Saccharothrix espanaensis DSM 44229 DNA encoding:
- a CDS encoding acetate/propionate family kinase; this encodes MSSVLTVNAGSNSLKAHLVDTGREEVLDSAEVEQPPDSDEARTALDALLSGAQDVVAVGHRLVHGGPDLRAPTLVDDDALDAARRAEDLAPLHVPPALRLLDVLRERLPDVPHVLCPDTAFHAELPEVAVTYPLPAAWRERHGLRRYGFHGLSYRWALNRTAELLDRPAGGLSVLLTHLGGGCSVCAVRDGRSVDTSMGFTPLEGVPMSKRSGSVDPGLLLWLLRGGHLDLDTLEHGLNHESGLLGLSGGRSGDTRDLVAAADRDPAAALALRVFAHRVRREIAAAATSLDRIDALVFTGEIGWDQPEVRADVVAGLSLLGVPQDLTPDPGADGLVSPPGAAVPVLVVRPREELQLCRDTLTAL